One genomic region from Bubalus bubalis isolate 160015118507 breed Murrah chromosome 24, NDDB_SH_1, whole genome shotgun sequence encodes:
- the ACHE gene encoding acetylcholinesterase isoform X3, whose protein sequence is MPNPYPSRARPWPTAGEAAPSRHLKFPHRAPPVSEGPAPVGGLRPLVVVPPLGPRHSTGGRSRRLPALAAMRPPWCPLHTPSLASPLLLLLFLLGGGAEAEGPEDPELLVMVRGGRLRGLRLMAPRGPVSAFLGIPFAEPPVGPRRFLPPEPKRPWPGVLNATAFQSVCYQYVDTLYPGFEGTEMWNPNRELSEDCLYLNVWTPYPRPSSPTPVLVWIYGGGFYSGASSLDVYDGRFLTQAEGTVLVSMNYRVGAFGFLALPGSREAPGNVGLLDQRLALQWVQENVAAFGGDPTSVTLFGESAGAASVGMHLLSPPSRGLFHRAVLQSGAPNGPWATVGVGEARRRATLLARLVGCPPGGAGGNDTELVACLRARPAQDLVDHEWRVLPQESVFRFSFVPVVDGDFLSDTPEALINAGDFHGLQVLVGVVKDEGSYFLVYGAPGFSKDNESLISRAQFLAGVRVGVPQASDLAAEAVVLHYTDWLHPEDPARLREALSDVVGDHNVVCPVAQLAGRLAAQGARVYAYIFEHRASTLSWPLWMGVPHGYEIEFIFGLPLEPSLNYTIEERTFAQRLMRYWANFARTGDPNDPRDPKAPQWPPYTAGAQLYVSLNLRPLEVRRGLRAQACAFWNRFLPKLLSATDTLDEAERQWKAEFHRWSSYMVHWKNQFDHYSKQDRCSDL, encoded by the exons CAGACGCCTGCCTGCCCTGGCAGCCATGAGGCCCCCGTGGTGTCCCCTGCACACGCCCTCCCTGGCTTCCccgctccttctcctcctcttccttctgggaggaggggcagaggccGAGGGCCCAGAGGACCCAGAGCTGCTGGTGATGGTGCGTGGGGGCCGACTGCGGGGTCTCCGCCTAATGGCCCCCAGGGgccctgtctctgcttttctgggCATCCCCTTCGCAGAGCCACCTGTGGGCCCCCGTCGCTTTCTGCCACCAGAGCCCAAGCGGCCCTGGCCAGGGGTGCTGAATGCCACAGCCTTCCAAAGCGTCTGCTACCAGTATGTGGACACCTTGTACCCCGGCTTTGAGGGCACTGAGATGTGGAACCCCAACCGCGAGCTGAGTGAGGACTGCCTCTACCTCAACGTGTGGACACCGTACCCCCGGCCTTCGTCCCCCACCCCTGTCCTCGTCTGGATCTATGGGGGTGGCTTCTACAGCGGGGCCTCCTCCCTGGATGTGTACGATGGCCGCTTCCTGACCCAGGCCGAGGGGACTGTGCTGGTGTCCATGAACTACCGGGTGGGCGCCTTTGGCTTCTTGGCCCTGCCGGGGAGCCGGGAGGCCCCAGGCAATGTGGGGCTACTGGATCAGAGGCTGGCACTACAGTGGGTGCAGGAGAATGTGGCAGCCTTCGGGGGGGACCCAACATCAGTGACTCTGTTTGGGGAAAGTGCAGGTGCCGCCTCTGTGGGCATGCACCTGCTGTCCCCACCCAGCCGGGGCCTGTTCCACAGGGCCGTGCTGCAGAGCGGGGCACCCAATGGGCCCTGGGCCACGGTGGGCGTAGGAGAGGCCCGCCGCAGGGCCACACTGCTGGCCCGCCTTGTGGGCTGTCCCCCGGGTGGGGCTGGTGGCAATGACACAGAGCTGGTGGCCTGCCTGCGGGCACGGCCAGCCCAGGATCTGGTGGACCATGAGTGGCGTGTGCTGCCTCAGGAAAGCGTCTTCCGCTTCTCCTTCGTGCCTGTGGTGGACGGAGACTTCCTCAGTGACACACCCGAAGCCCTCATCAATGCTGGAGACTTCCATGGCCTGCAG GTGCTGGTGGGTGTGGTGAAGGATGAGGGCTCCTATTTTCTGGTTTATGGggccccaggcttcagcaaaGACAATGAGTCTCTCATCAGCCGGGCCCAGTTCCTGGCCGGGGTGCGGGTCGGGGTCCCCCAAGCAAGTGACCTGGCTGCCGAGGCTGTGGTCCTGCATTACACAGACTGGCTGCACCCTGAGGACCCAGCACGCCTGAGGGAGGCCTTGAGTGATGTGGTGGGCGACCACAACGTTGTGTGCCCCGTGGCCCAGCTGGCTGGGCGACTGGCCGCTCAGGGCGCTCGCGTCTATGCCTACATCTTTGAACACCGTGCATCCACGCTCTCCTGGCCCCTCTGGATGGGGGTGCCCCACGGCTACGAGATCGAGTTCATCTTCGGGCTCCCCCTGGAACCCTCGCTCAACTACACCATCGAGGAGAGAACCTTTGCCCAGCGACTGATGAGATACTGGGCCAACTTCGCCCGCACAGG AGACCCCAATGACCCCCGGGACCCCAAAGCCCCACAGTGGCCACCGTATACGGCGGGAGCGCAGCTGTACGTGAGCCTGAATCTGCGGCCTCTAGAGGTGCGGCGAGGGCTGCGAGCCCAGGCCTGCGCTTTCTGGAATCGCTTCCTGCCCAAACTACTCAGCGCCACCG ACACGCTGGACGAGGCGGAGCGCCAATGGAAGGCCGAGTTCCATCGCTGGAGCTCCTACATGGTGCACTGGAAGAACCAGTTTGACCATTACAGCAAGCAGGATCGCTGCTCAGACCTGTGA
- the ACHE gene encoding acetylcholinesterase isoform X4, protein MRPPWCPLHTPSLASPLLLLLFLLGGGAEAEGPEDPELLVMVRGGRLRGLRLMAPRGPVSAFLGIPFAEPPVGPRRFLPPEPKRPWPGVLNATAFQSVCYQYVDTLYPGFEGTEMWNPNRELSEDCLYLNVWTPYPRPSSPTPVLVWIYGGGFYSGASSLDVYDGRFLTQAEGTVLVSMNYRVGAFGFLALPGSREAPGNVGLLDQRLALQWVQENVAAFGGDPTSVTLFGESAGAASVGMHLLSPPSRGLFHRAVLQSGAPNGPWATVGVGEARRRATLLARLVGCPPGGAGGNDTELVACLRARPAQDLVDHEWRVLPQESVFRFSFVPVVDGDFLSDTPEALINAGDFHGLQVLVGVVKDEGSYFLVYGAPGFSKDNESLISRAQFLAGVRVGVPQASDLAAEAVVLHYTDWLHPEDPARLREALSDVVGDHNVVCPVAQLAGRLAAQGARVYAYIFEHRASTLSWPLWMGVPHGYEIEFIFGLPLEPSLNYTIEERTFAQRLMRYWANFARTGDPNDPRDPKAPQWPPYTAGAQLYVSLNLRPLEVRRGLRAQACAFWNRFLPKLLSATASEAPCTCSGPAHGEAAPRPKPGLPLPLLLLLFLLLSRLLRL, encoded by the exons ATGAGGCCCCCGTGGTGTCCCCTGCACACGCCCTCCCTGGCTTCCccgctccttctcctcctcttccttctgggaggaggggcagaggccGAGGGCCCAGAGGACCCAGAGCTGCTGGTGATGGTGCGTGGGGGCCGACTGCGGGGTCTCCGCCTAATGGCCCCCAGGGgccctgtctctgcttttctgggCATCCCCTTCGCAGAGCCACCTGTGGGCCCCCGTCGCTTTCTGCCACCAGAGCCCAAGCGGCCCTGGCCAGGGGTGCTGAATGCCACAGCCTTCCAAAGCGTCTGCTACCAGTATGTGGACACCTTGTACCCCGGCTTTGAGGGCACTGAGATGTGGAACCCCAACCGCGAGCTGAGTGAGGACTGCCTCTACCTCAACGTGTGGACACCGTACCCCCGGCCTTCGTCCCCCACCCCTGTCCTCGTCTGGATCTATGGGGGTGGCTTCTACAGCGGGGCCTCCTCCCTGGATGTGTACGATGGCCGCTTCCTGACCCAGGCCGAGGGGACTGTGCTGGTGTCCATGAACTACCGGGTGGGCGCCTTTGGCTTCTTGGCCCTGCCGGGGAGCCGGGAGGCCCCAGGCAATGTGGGGCTACTGGATCAGAGGCTGGCACTACAGTGGGTGCAGGAGAATGTGGCAGCCTTCGGGGGGGACCCAACATCAGTGACTCTGTTTGGGGAAAGTGCAGGTGCCGCCTCTGTGGGCATGCACCTGCTGTCCCCACCCAGCCGGGGCCTGTTCCACAGGGCCGTGCTGCAGAGCGGGGCACCCAATGGGCCCTGGGCCACGGTGGGCGTAGGAGAGGCCCGCCGCAGGGCCACACTGCTGGCCCGCCTTGTGGGCTGTCCCCCGGGTGGGGCTGGTGGCAATGACACAGAGCTGGTGGCCTGCCTGCGGGCACGGCCAGCCCAGGATCTGGTGGACCATGAGTGGCGTGTGCTGCCTCAGGAAAGCGTCTTCCGCTTCTCCTTCGTGCCTGTGGTGGACGGAGACTTCCTCAGTGACACACCCGAAGCCCTCATCAATGCTGGAGACTTCCATGGCCTGCAG GTGCTGGTGGGTGTGGTGAAGGATGAGGGCTCCTATTTTCTGGTTTATGGggccccaggcttcagcaaaGACAATGAGTCTCTCATCAGCCGGGCCCAGTTCCTGGCCGGGGTGCGGGTCGGGGTCCCCCAAGCAAGTGACCTGGCTGCCGAGGCTGTGGTCCTGCATTACACAGACTGGCTGCACCCTGAGGACCCAGCACGCCTGAGGGAGGCCTTGAGTGATGTGGTGGGCGACCACAACGTTGTGTGCCCCGTGGCCCAGCTGGCTGGGCGACTGGCCGCTCAGGGCGCTCGCGTCTATGCCTACATCTTTGAACACCGTGCATCCACGCTCTCCTGGCCCCTCTGGATGGGGGTGCCCCACGGCTACGAGATCGAGTTCATCTTCGGGCTCCCCCTGGAACCCTCGCTCAACTACACCATCGAGGAGAGAACCTTTGCCCAGCGACTGATGAGATACTGGGCCAACTTCGCCCGCACAGG AGACCCCAATGACCCCCGGGACCCCAAAGCCCCACAGTGGCCACCGTATACGGCGGGAGCGCAGCTGTACGTGAGCCTGAATCTGCGGCCTCTAGAGGTGCGGCGAGGGCTGCGAGCCCAGGCCTGCGCTTTCTGGAATCGCTTCCTGCCCAAACTACTCAGCGCCACCG CCTCGGAGGCCCCCTGCACCTGCTCAGGCCCCGCCCACGGGGAGGCGGCGCCGAGGCCCAAGCCCggcctccccctgcccctccttctcctcctctttctcctcctctcccgGCTCCTGCGGCTGTGA
- the UFSP1 gene encoding inactive Ufm1-specific protease 1, with protein MGDKPPGFRGSQSWIGCVEASLCLDHFGGPQGRLRHVPRGAGLQGELERLYSHFARGGGPVMVGGDADAQSKALLGVCLGPGTEAYVLVLDPHCWGAPKNPSELQAAGWVGWQEVSTAFDPHSFYNLCMTSCNSEEQNRALD; from the coding sequence ATGGGCGACAAGCCCCCCGGGTTCCGGGGCTCTCAGAGCTGGATCGGCTGTGTAGAAGCCAGCCTCTGCCTGGACCACTTCGGGGGGCCCCAAGGGCGGCTGCGTCACGTTCCCCGTGGAGCAGGGCTTCAGGGGGAACTGGAGAGGCTGTACTCCCACTTTGCCCGGGGCGGGGGGCCTGTAATGGTTGGCGGAGATGCAGATGCCCAGTCCAAGGCCTTGCTGGGAGTATGCCTGGGCCCAGGCACAGAAGCCTACGTCCTGGTGTTGGACCCTCACTGCTGGGGTGCTCCGAAGAACCCCAGTGAACTACAGGCTGCTGGTTGGGTGGGCTGGCAAGAGGTAAGCACAGCCTTTGACCCCCACTCCTTCTACAACCTGTGTATGACCAGCTGTAACTCCGAAGAGCAGAACCGTGCCCTGGACTGA
- the ACHE gene encoding acetylcholinesterase isoform X1 — translation MPNPYPSRARPWPTAGEAAPSRHLKFPHRAPPVSEGPAPVGGLRPLVVVPPLGPRHSTGGRSRRLPALAAMRPPWCPLHTPSLASPLLLLLFLLGGGAEAEGPEDPELLVMVRGGRLRGLRLMAPRGPVSAFLGIPFAEPPVGPRRFLPPEPKRPWPGVLNATAFQSVCYQYVDTLYPGFEGTEMWNPNRELSEDCLYLNVWTPYPRPSSPTPVLVWIYGGGFYSGASSLDVYDGRFLTQAEGTVLVSMNYRVGAFGFLALPGSREAPGNVGLLDQRLALQWVQENVAAFGGDPTSVTLFGESAGAASVGMHLLSPPSRGLFHRAVLQSGAPNGPWATVGVGEARRRATLLARLVGCPPGGAGGNDTELVACLRARPAQDLVDHEWRVLPQESVFRFSFVPVVDGDFLSDTPEALINAGDFHGLQVLVGVVKDEGSYFLVYGAPGFSKDNESLISRAQFLAGVRVGVPQASDLAAEAVVLHYTDWLHPEDPARLREALSDVVGDHNVVCPVAQLAGRLAAQGARVYAYIFEHRASTLSWPLWMGVPHGYEIEFIFGLPLEPSLNYTIEERTFAQRLMRYWANFARTGDPNDPRDPKAPQWPPYTAGAQLYVSLNLRPLEVRRGLRAQACAFWNRFLPKLLSATASEAPCTCSGPAHGEAAPRPKPGLPLPLLLLLFLLLSRLLRL, via the exons CAGACGCCTGCCTGCCCTGGCAGCCATGAGGCCCCCGTGGTGTCCCCTGCACACGCCCTCCCTGGCTTCCccgctccttctcctcctcttccttctgggaggaggggcagaggccGAGGGCCCAGAGGACCCAGAGCTGCTGGTGATGGTGCGTGGGGGCCGACTGCGGGGTCTCCGCCTAATGGCCCCCAGGGgccctgtctctgcttttctgggCATCCCCTTCGCAGAGCCACCTGTGGGCCCCCGTCGCTTTCTGCCACCAGAGCCCAAGCGGCCCTGGCCAGGGGTGCTGAATGCCACAGCCTTCCAAAGCGTCTGCTACCAGTATGTGGACACCTTGTACCCCGGCTTTGAGGGCACTGAGATGTGGAACCCCAACCGCGAGCTGAGTGAGGACTGCCTCTACCTCAACGTGTGGACACCGTACCCCCGGCCTTCGTCCCCCACCCCTGTCCTCGTCTGGATCTATGGGGGTGGCTTCTACAGCGGGGCCTCCTCCCTGGATGTGTACGATGGCCGCTTCCTGACCCAGGCCGAGGGGACTGTGCTGGTGTCCATGAACTACCGGGTGGGCGCCTTTGGCTTCTTGGCCCTGCCGGGGAGCCGGGAGGCCCCAGGCAATGTGGGGCTACTGGATCAGAGGCTGGCACTACAGTGGGTGCAGGAGAATGTGGCAGCCTTCGGGGGGGACCCAACATCAGTGACTCTGTTTGGGGAAAGTGCAGGTGCCGCCTCTGTGGGCATGCACCTGCTGTCCCCACCCAGCCGGGGCCTGTTCCACAGGGCCGTGCTGCAGAGCGGGGCACCCAATGGGCCCTGGGCCACGGTGGGCGTAGGAGAGGCCCGCCGCAGGGCCACACTGCTGGCCCGCCTTGTGGGCTGTCCCCCGGGTGGGGCTGGTGGCAATGACACAGAGCTGGTGGCCTGCCTGCGGGCACGGCCAGCCCAGGATCTGGTGGACCATGAGTGGCGTGTGCTGCCTCAGGAAAGCGTCTTCCGCTTCTCCTTCGTGCCTGTGGTGGACGGAGACTTCCTCAGTGACACACCCGAAGCCCTCATCAATGCTGGAGACTTCCATGGCCTGCAG GTGCTGGTGGGTGTGGTGAAGGATGAGGGCTCCTATTTTCTGGTTTATGGggccccaggcttcagcaaaGACAATGAGTCTCTCATCAGCCGGGCCCAGTTCCTGGCCGGGGTGCGGGTCGGGGTCCCCCAAGCAAGTGACCTGGCTGCCGAGGCTGTGGTCCTGCATTACACAGACTGGCTGCACCCTGAGGACCCAGCACGCCTGAGGGAGGCCTTGAGTGATGTGGTGGGCGACCACAACGTTGTGTGCCCCGTGGCCCAGCTGGCTGGGCGACTGGCCGCTCAGGGCGCTCGCGTCTATGCCTACATCTTTGAACACCGTGCATCCACGCTCTCCTGGCCCCTCTGGATGGGGGTGCCCCACGGCTACGAGATCGAGTTCATCTTCGGGCTCCCCCTGGAACCCTCGCTCAACTACACCATCGAGGAGAGAACCTTTGCCCAGCGACTGATGAGATACTGGGCCAACTTCGCCCGCACAGG AGACCCCAATGACCCCCGGGACCCCAAAGCCCCACAGTGGCCACCGTATACGGCGGGAGCGCAGCTGTACGTGAGCCTGAATCTGCGGCCTCTAGAGGTGCGGCGAGGGCTGCGAGCCCAGGCCTGCGCTTTCTGGAATCGCTTCCTGCCCAAACTACTCAGCGCCACCG CCTCGGAGGCCCCCTGCACCTGCTCAGGCCCCGCCCACGGGGAGGCGGCGCCGAGGCCCAAGCCCggcctccccctgcccctccttctcctcctctttctcctcctctcccgGCTCCTGCGGCTGTGA
- the ACHE gene encoding acetylcholinesterase isoform X2, with translation MPNPYPSRARPWPTAGEAAPSRHLKFPHRAPPVSEGPAPVGGLRPLVVVPPLGPRHSTGGRRRLPALAAMRPPWCPLHTPSLASPLLLLLFLLGGGAEAEGPEDPELLVMVRGGRLRGLRLMAPRGPVSAFLGIPFAEPPVGPRRFLPPEPKRPWPGVLNATAFQSVCYQYVDTLYPGFEGTEMWNPNRELSEDCLYLNVWTPYPRPSSPTPVLVWIYGGGFYSGASSLDVYDGRFLTQAEGTVLVSMNYRVGAFGFLALPGSREAPGNVGLLDQRLALQWVQENVAAFGGDPTSVTLFGESAGAASVGMHLLSPPSRGLFHRAVLQSGAPNGPWATVGVGEARRRATLLARLVGCPPGGAGGNDTELVACLRARPAQDLVDHEWRVLPQESVFRFSFVPVVDGDFLSDTPEALINAGDFHGLQVLVGVVKDEGSYFLVYGAPGFSKDNESLISRAQFLAGVRVGVPQASDLAAEAVVLHYTDWLHPEDPARLREALSDVVGDHNVVCPVAQLAGRLAAQGARVYAYIFEHRASTLSWPLWMGVPHGYEIEFIFGLPLEPSLNYTIEERTFAQRLMRYWANFARTGDPNDPRDPKAPQWPPYTAGAQLYVSLNLRPLEVRRGLRAQACAFWNRFLPKLLSATASEAPCTCSGPAHGEAAPRPKPGLPLPLLLLLFLLLSRLLRL, from the exons ACGCCTGCCTGCCCTGGCAGCCATGAGGCCCCCGTGGTGTCCCCTGCACACGCCCTCCCTGGCTTCCccgctccttctcctcctcttccttctgggaggaggggcagaggccGAGGGCCCAGAGGACCCAGAGCTGCTGGTGATGGTGCGTGGGGGCCGACTGCGGGGTCTCCGCCTAATGGCCCCCAGGGgccctgtctctgcttttctgggCATCCCCTTCGCAGAGCCACCTGTGGGCCCCCGTCGCTTTCTGCCACCAGAGCCCAAGCGGCCCTGGCCAGGGGTGCTGAATGCCACAGCCTTCCAAAGCGTCTGCTACCAGTATGTGGACACCTTGTACCCCGGCTTTGAGGGCACTGAGATGTGGAACCCCAACCGCGAGCTGAGTGAGGACTGCCTCTACCTCAACGTGTGGACACCGTACCCCCGGCCTTCGTCCCCCACCCCTGTCCTCGTCTGGATCTATGGGGGTGGCTTCTACAGCGGGGCCTCCTCCCTGGATGTGTACGATGGCCGCTTCCTGACCCAGGCCGAGGGGACTGTGCTGGTGTCCATGAACTACCGGGTGGGCGCCTTTGGCTTCTTGGCCCTGCCGGGGAGCCGGGAGGCCCCAGGCAATGTGGGGCTACTGGATCAGAGGCTGGCACTACAGTGGGTGCAGGAGAATGTGGCAGCCTTCGGGGGGGACCCAACATCAGTGACTCTGTTTGGGGAAAGTGCAGGTGCCGCCTCTGTGGGCATGCACCTGCTGTCCCCACCCAGCCGGGGCCTGTTCCACAGGGCCGTGCTGCAGAGCGGGGCACCCAATGGGCCCTGGGCCACGGTGGGCGTAGGAGAGGCCCGCCGCAGGGCCACACTGCTGGCCCGCCTTGTGGGCTGTCCCCCGGGTGGGGCTGGTGGCAATGACACAGAGCTGGTGGCCTGCCTGCGGGCACGGCCAGCCCAGGATCTGGTGGACCATGAGTGGCGTGTGCTGCCTCAGGAAAGCGTCTTCCGCTTCTCCTTCGTGCCTGTGGTGGACGGAGACTTCCTCAGTGACACACCCGAAGCCCTCATCAATGCTGGAGACTTCCATGGCCTGCAG GTGCTGGTGGGTGTGGTGAAGGATGAGGGCTCCTATTTTCTGGTTTATGGggccccaggcttcagcaaaGACAATGAGTCTCTCATCAGCCGGGCCCAGTTCCTGGCCGGGGTGCGGGTCGGGGTCCCCCAAGCAAGTGACCTGGCTGCCGAGGCTGTGGTCCTGCATTACACAGACTGGCTGCACCCTGAGGACCCAGCACGCCTGAGGGAGGCCTTGAGTGATGTGGTGGGCGACCACAACGTTGTGTGCCCCGTGGCCCAGCTGGCTGGGCGACTGGCCGCTCAGGGCGCTCGCGTCTATGCCTACATCTTTGAACACCGTGCATCCACGCTCTCCTGGCCCCTCTGGATGGGGGTGCCCCACGGCTACGAGATCGAGTTCATCTTCGGGCTCCCCCTGGAACCCTCGCTCAACTACACCATCGAGGAGAGAACCTTTGCCCAGCGACTGATGAGATACTGGGCCAACTTCGCCCGCACAGG AGACCCCAATGACCCCCGGGACCCCAAAGCCCCACAGTGGCCACCGTATACGGCGGGAGCGCAGCTGTACGTGAGCCTGAATCTGCGGCCTCTAGAGGTGCGGCGAGGGCTGCGAGCCCAGGCCTGCGCTTTCTGGAATCGCTTCCTGCCCAAACTACTCAGCGCCACCG CCTCGGAGGCCCCCTGCACCTGCTCAGGCCCCGCCCACGGGGAGGCGGCGCCGAGGCCCAAGCCCggcctccccctgcccctccttctcctcctctttctcctcctctcccgGCTCCTGCGGCTGTGA